A DNA window from Moorella thermoacetica contains the following coding sequences:
- the gcvPA gene encoding aminomethyl-transferring glycine dehydrogenase subunit GcvPA, translating into MTYIPTTAAEQQQMLAACGAHRMEELFSDVPASVRLGRELNLPRPMAEAEVWRHLEELAGKNKKLVSFLGAGAYEHYIPSVVGHLLARSEFYTAYTPYQPEISQGTLQAIFEFQSLICELTGLDVATASHYDGATAMAEAALVACNATRRQKILVSRSVNPQYRTVLSTYAKGQGVELAEVPLQDGRTDLEALEKLAGKDVAGVILQNPNFFGQIEAMAEATDLAHKARALGIAVVDPVSLGLLAAPGEYGADLAVGEGQSLGNPLNFGGPYLGFIAAREKLVRRLPGRIVGQTKDVDGKRAYVLTLQAREQHIRREKATSNICSNEALCALAATIYLAAMGREGLKEVASQCLLKAHYAQKKLAALPGVTPVFNGPFFHEFVLQTKLSPATVARRLAENGFAAGFDLGRFYPELKNALLFTVTEVRTREEIDALVAAMRGILA; encoded by the coding sequence ATGACCTACATTCCCACCACGGCGGCGGAACAGCAGCAGATGCTGGCGGCCTGCGGTGCCCACCGGATGGAAGAGCTTTTTAGTGATGTACCTGCCAGCGTACGCCTGGGCCGGGAGCTCAATCTCCCCCGGCCCATGGCGGAGGCTGAAGTATGGCGCCACCTGGAGGAACTGGCCGGGAAGAACAAAAAGCTGGTCTCCTTCCTGGGCGCCGGAGCCTACGAACACTACATTCCCAGCGTGGTAGGACACCTCCTGGCCCGCTCCGAGTTTTACACGGCCTATACACCCTATCAACCGGAGATCAGTCAGGGGACCCTCCAGGCTATCTTTGAATTTCAATCGTTAATCTGTGAGCTTACGGGCCTGGATGTAGCCACCGCTTCCCATTACGACGGGGCCACGGCCATGGCCGAGGCGGCCCTGGTAGCTTGTAACGCCACCCGGCGGCAGAAAATTTTGGTCTCCCGCTCCGTGAATCCCCAGTACCGGACCGTCCTGAGCACCTATGCCAAGGGTCAGGGGGTAGAACTGGCGGAGGTGCCCCTGCAGGATGGTCGGACGGACCTGGAGGCCCTGGAAAAACTGGCGGGCAAGGACGTCGCCGGGGTAATCCTGCAGAATCCCAATTTCTTCGGCCAGATTGAAGCCATGGCCGAAGCAACTGATCTGGCTCACAAGGCCAGGGCTTTAGGTATTGCCGTCGTCGATCCCGTTTCCCTGGGGCTGCTGGCGGCTCCGGGGGAATACGGCGCCGATCTGGCCGTAGGCGAGGGCCAGAGTCTGGGTAACCCCTTGAACTTCGGCGGTCCCTATTTGGGTTTTATCGCCGCCAGGGAAAAGCTGGTCCGGCGCTTGCCGGGCCGCATCGTCGGCCAGACCAAGGACGTGGACGGCAAACGCGCCTATGTCCTGACCCTCCAGGCCCGGGAGCAGCATATTCGCCGGGAAAAGGCGACGTCCAATATTTGTTCCAATGAAGCCCTCTGCGCCCTGGCGGCCACCATCTACCTTGCCGCCATGGGCCGGGAAGGCCTGAAGGAGGTGGCCAGCCAGTGCCTGTTGAAGGCCCATTATGCGCAAAAGAAGCTGGCCGCCCTACCAGGGGTAACGCCGGTTTTTAACGGTCCTTTTTTCCATGAGTTTGTCCTGCAGACAAAGCTTTCACCGGCAACTGTAGCCCGGAGACTGGCGGAAAATGGTTTTGCCGCCGGTTTCGACCTGGGTCGCTTCTATCCCGAACTTAAAAATGCCCTGCTCTTTACCGTAACCGAAGTCCGGACCAGGGAGGAAATAGACGCCCTGGTGGCGGCCATGAGGGGGATACTGGCATGA
- the gcvH gene encoding glycine cleavage system protein GcvH produces the protein MNFPAHLHYSKDHEWVEVDGNRARIGITDYAQESLGDIVFVELPQVGDELATGDSFGVVESVKSASDVYAPVGGKVVAVNEALLDAPQDINADPYGKGWMIELELSDPSEVESLMDASAYLELVKEEKGE, from the coding sequence ATGAATTTCCCGGCTCATCTGCATTATAGTAAAGACCATGAGTGGGTAGAAGTCGATGGTAACCGTGCCCGTATCGGTATTACCGACTATGCCCAGGAGTCCCTGGGGGACATAGTTTTTGTGGAACTGCCCCAGGTAGGGGATGAACTGGCGACGGGCGACAGCTTTGGGGTCGTCGAGTCGGTAAAGTCGGCTTCCGACGTCTATGCGCCGGTGGGCGGCAAGGTGGTGGCTGTTAACGAAGCCCTCCTGGACGCCCCCCAGGACATCAACGCCGACCCCTACGGCAAGGGCTGGATGATTGAACTGGAATTGAGCGATCCGAGTGAAGTAGAAAGCCTCATGGATGCCAGTGCTTACCTGGAACTGGTAAAGGAGGAGAAGGGGGAGTAA
- the gcvT gene encoding glycine cleavage system aminomethyltransferase GcvT has translation MADLKKTPLYGEHVAAGAKMVEFGGWLMPVQYSSIIEEHQRVRNCAGLFDVSHMGEITIKGPDALALVQKLLTNDADRATGDRVIYSPMCYPDGGVVDDLLVYPRGEGEYLLVVNAGNIDKDFAWIQENASGFRVEVSNISAATAQLALQGPRALEILRPLTRVDLASLGYYRWTEGQVLGVHCLISRTGYTGEDGFELYFEAAAAPTMWRNILAAGREAGLVPAGLGARDTLRLEAALPLYGHELGPDISPLEAGLHRFVRLEKGEFNGREALAAQREAGVRRQLVGLTMIDRGIPRPEYPVLAAGKEIGYVTSGSLAPTLGQNIALALVAAGTVSTGGEVEVSIRGRVNRARVVKLPFYRRPKK, from the coding sequence GTGGCCGATTTAAAAAAGACGCCCCTCTACGGGGAGCACGTGGCTGCCGGGGCCAAAATGGTGGAATTCGGCGGCTGGTTGATGCCCGTCCAGTACAGCAGCATTATTGAGGAACATCAGCGGGTGCGTAACTGTGCCGGGCTCTTTGACGTCTCCCATATGGGGGAGATTACCATAAAGGGACCTGACGCCCTGGCGCTGGTCCAGAAGCTGCTTACCAACGATGCCGACCGGGCCACCGGGGACAGGGTCATCTACAGCCCTATGTGTTACCCGGACGGGGGCGTAGTCGACGACCTGCTGGTCTATCCCCGGGGAGAAGGAGAATATCTCCTGGTAGTCAACGCCGGTAACATTGACAAGGACTTTGCCTGGATCCAGGAGAACGCTAGCGGTTTCCGGGTTGAGGTCAGCAATATCTCCGCAGCTACAGCTCAACTGGCCCTCCAGGGGCCACGAGCCCTGGAAATTCTCCGGCCCCTGACGAGGGTCGACCTGGCCTCCCTGGGTTATTACCGCTGGACCGAGGGCCAGGTTCTGGGGGTTCATTGCCTGATCTCCCGCACCGGCTACACCGGCGAAGACGGTTTCGAGCTTTACTTTGAGGCGGCCGCAGCCCCTACCATGTGGCGGAATATCCTGGCCGCCGGCAGGGAGGCAGGCCTGGTCCCGGCCGGACTGGGGGCCAGGGATACTCTAAGGCTGGAGGCGGCCCTGCCCCTTTACGGCCACGAGTTGGGCCCGGACATCAGCCCCCTGGAGGCCGGTTTGCACCGCTTTGTCCGCCTGGAGAAGGGCGAATTTAACGGGAGGGAGGCCCTGGCAGCCCAGCGGGAAGCCGGGGTCAGGAGGCAACTGGTGGGACTGACCATGATCGACCGGGGGATCCCCCGGCCGGAATACCCCGTCCTGGCGGCAGGCAAGGAGATTGGTTACGTTACCTCAGGTTCCCTGGCGCCAACCCTGGGACAAAATATCGCTCTGGCCCTGGTGGCGGCAGGAACTGTCTCTACCGGCGGCGAAGTAGAAGTGAGCATCCGCGGCCGTGTCAACCGCGCCCGGGTGGTGAAACTCCCCTTCTATCGCCGCCCCAAAAAGTAA
- the sdaAA gene encoding L-serine ammonia-lyase, iron-sulfur-dependent, subunit alpha, with protein sequence MAELLQIAADEGLTLAGVVIRYQEDLEGKSREEVRRAMGERLAVMRAAARKGLHEDIRSPSGLVGGGGKLLEERRLAGQSLCAATTARAIALAMAVAEVNASMGRVVAAPTAGSCGILPGVLLALEAEKGLDEDLLIDGLFAAAGIGMVAAGQASLSGAALGCQAEVGVAAAMAAAAAVEMTGGDAVQAANAAGVALQGLMGLVCDPVGGLVEVPCVMRNAMGAAQALVAADIALAGVQCYIPFDEIVAAMVQVGRALPPELRETGAGGIAACPTARKLARQIGIKTLDKDSLQENLSVASPGIP encoded by the coding sequence ATGGCTGAACTCCTGCAGATAGCCGCGGATGAAGGGCTGACCCTGGCCGGGGTAGTCATCCGCTACCAGGAAGACCTGGAGGGTAAGAGCCGCGAAGAGGTGCGCCGGGCGATGGGGGAGAGGCTGGCCGTTATGCGGGCGGCTGCCAGGAAAGGGTTGCATGAAGACATCCGTTCCCCCAGCGGCCTGGTAGGCGGGGGCGGAAAACTCCTGGAGGAAAGGCGCCTGGCAGGGCAGAGCCTCTGTGCCGCCACCACCGCCCGGGCCATTGCCCTGGCCATGGCCGTAGCTGAGGTCAACGCTTCCATGGGCCGGGTGGTAGCCGCGCCGACGGCTGGCTCCTGCGGCATCCTTCCAGGGGTCCTGCTGGCCCTGGAAGCGGAAAAGGGGCTGGACGAAGACCTGCTTATCGATGGGCTCTTTGCGGCCGCCGGTATCGGCATGGTGGCCGCCGGGCAGGCCTCCCTTTCGGGGGCCGCCCTGGGGTGCCAGGCCGAGGTAGGGGTGGCCGCCGCCATGGCGGCAGCGGCGGCCGTGGAAATGACCGGAGGGGATGCGGTCCAGGCCGCCAACGCCGCCGGGGTCGCCCTGCAGGGCCTGATGGGACTGGTCTGCGACCCCGTGGGTGGCCTGGTGGAGGTCCCCTGCGTCATGCGCAACGCCATGGGCGCGGCCCAGGCCCTGGTGGCGGCCGACATTGCCCTGGCCGGCGTCCAGTGCTATATACCTTTTGATGAAATAGTCGCAGCCATGGTCCAGGTCGGTCGCGCCCTGCCGCCGGAATTACGGGAGACGGGTGCCGGCGGGATAGCCGCCTGTCCCACCGCCCGGAAACTGGCCCGGCAGATCGGGATCAAAACCCTGGACAAGGATTCTCTCCAGGAGAATCTTTCGGTAGCAAGCCCTGGTATCCCTTAA
- the sdaAB gene encoding L-serine ammonia-lyase, iron-sulfur-dependent subunit beta, which yields MDAFQIIGPVMIGPSSSHTAGAVRIGRLARAILGEQPLRAEILLHGSFARTVRGHGTDRALVAGLLSFDVADERVREALELAPREGLEVTFGEKDLGDVHPNSVQLNLEGREGKVQVEASSLGGAQVVVNKIDAFEVEIYGDLPTLVAAYPDRPGVIAAVAALLAGVGVNIAGMRVSRREAGEQALMVVETDQAIPPGLVPAMRALPMMERVIQIDPV from the coding sequence GTGGATGCCTTTCAAATCATCGGCCCGGTAATGATCGGGCCTTCCAGTTCCCATACCGCCGGGGCGGTGCGTATCGGCCGCCTGGCCCGGGCCATCCTGGGCGAACAGCCCTTGCGGGCCGAGATCCTTCTCCACGGCTCCTTCGCCCGCACTGTCCGCGGCCACGGCACCGATCGGGCCCTGGTAGCCGGGCTCCTAAGTTTCGATGTTGCCGACGAAAGGGTCAGGGAAGCCCTGGAGCTGGCTCCCCGGGAGGGGCTGGAGGTCACCTTCGGCGAGAAAGATCTGGGTGACGTCCATCCCAACTCCGTACAGTTAAACCTGGAGGGCCGGGAAGGGAAAGTCCAGGTGGAGGCCTCCTCCCTGGGTGGGGCCCAGGTAGTAGTTAATAAGATTGATGCCTTTGAGGTGGAAATATACGGGGACCTGCCGACCCTGGTGGCAGCCTATCCCGACCGGCCGGGGGTAATAGCGGCGGTGGCCGCTTTGCTGGCCGGGGTGGGAGTAAATATTGCCGGCATGCGAGTATCCCGCCGGGAAGCAGGTGAACAGGCCCTGATGGTCGTCGAAACCGACCAGGCAATTCCTCCGGGGCTGGTGCCGGCCATGCGGGCCCTACCAATGATGGAGCGGGTGATCCAGATTGACCCGGTATAA
- the arcC gene encoding carbamate kinase, whose amino-acid sequence MPRTVVMAFGGNAITRPGEKGTFAEQKANVAATCRQLVDLVREGYRLVLTHGNGPQVGNMLIKNEIAKDIVPAMPLDVLVSNTQGSIGYAIQQALGYELACHGLKVPVASIVTQVVVAADDPAFQNPTKPVGPFYSQEEAVKLMQERGYRMVEDSHRGWRRVVPSPRPLEIIEREAIKALIRAGIIVVAAGGGGIPVVRRDDGSLAGVEAVIDKDRAATILASQVEAEVLFLLTDVERVCLDYGLPTQREVERLTVSEARRYLAEGQFPPGSMGPKVEAAIAFVEAGGEKAIIGSLARAAEAVAGRSGTEVVAG is encoded by the coding sequence ATGCCCCGGACCGTAGTTATGGCCTTCGGTGGTAACGCCATTACCCGCCCTGGCGAAAAGGGGACCTTTGCCGAGCAGAAGGCCAATGTCGCGGCCACCTGCCGGCAGCTGGTCGATCTCGTCCGCGAGGGGTATCGCCTGGTTTTGACCCACGGGAATGGTCCCCAGGTGGGCAATATGCTAATTAAAAACGAAATTGCCAAAGATATCGTCCCGGCCATGCCCCTGGACGTCCTGGTGTCCAACACCCAGGGATCCATCGGTTACGCCATTCAACAGGCTCTGGGTTATGAACTGGCGTGTCACGGGTTAAAGGTACCGGTGGCCTCCATAGTTACCCAGGTGGTGGTTGCCGCCGACGACCCGGCCTTCCAGAATCCTACCAAGCCGGTGGGTCCCTTTTACAGCCAGGAAGAAGCCGTAAAATTGATGCAGGAACGAGGCTACAGGATGGTGGAAGACAGCCACCGCGGCTGGCGACGGGTAGTCCCCTCACCCAGGCCACTGGAGATAATCGAGCGGGAAGCCATCAAGGCCCTGATCCGGGCGGGCATCATCGTAGTGGCCGCCGGGGGCGGCGGCATCCCGGTGGTGCGCCGGGACGACGGTAGCCTGGCCGGCGTTGAGGCTGTGATTGATAAGGACCGCGCAGCCACCATCCTGGCCAGCCAGGTAGAGGCCGAGGTCCTTTTCCTGCTCACGGACGTGGAGCGGGTCTGCCTGGACTACGGCCTGCCTACCCAGCGGGAGGTAGAGAGGTTGACTGTCAGTGAAGCCCGCCGCTACCTGGCCGAGGGCCAATTCCCTCCCGGCAGTATGGGCCCCAAAGTAGAAGCAGCCATCGCCTTTGTCGAAGCTGGGGGCGAGAAAGCCATTATCGGTTCCCTGGCCCGGGCCGCAGAAGCAGTGGCCGGCCGCTCCGGGACGGAGGTTGTCGCCGGGTAA
- the ygfK gene encoding putative selenate reductase subunit YgfK has product MSGAMRPIPFKKLLDWILEENRKFHSIFGLPQEKFYRAQPGVYWQLFGEYLENVIGPAAGPHTQLAQNIVAAYLAGGRFFELKTVQVLDRLDIPKPCINAADEGYNVEWSTELAIEEAFEEYVKAWFLLHVLQKELWGTDRRGFMFNMSVGYDLKGIKSPKVDRFIESLKDASKTAIFQECRAVLQAEVDRFTAVDAEFIDGISPHICSSVTLSTMHGCPPAEIETICRYLLAEKRLHTFVKLNPTLLGYKFVKDTLAGMGYSYVQLKEESFSHDLQYTDGVALIGRLQEFAREQGRGFGVKLSNTLPVQVTRGELPGEEMYLSGRALYPLTLNLAARLAQEFNGHLRISYAGGGDAFNLPRLFATGIWPLTVATTLLKPGGYLRLQQIAAELATRMPDTAGEVIDVAQLAGLAAGVTRDPDFRKEKRGVASRKLTRKLPLTDCFLAPCTAGCPIGQDIPEYIRLVGEKRYREAYELIIEKNPLPFITGSICTQHCAAKCTRLDYDEPVRIREMKKEAAVKGYRASRPRCGPAQGKASARVAVIGAGPAGLAAGYFLARAGLGVTIFDKKGKPGGTVTHVIPDFRLSEDAIARDLELVKGTGVEFKLGVSPDFNVAELKRAGYKYVFLAPGAGASRPLELRTGGERVMGAVEFLAKFKEDRQKVRLGKRVAVIGGGNTAMDAARAALRVPGVEKVTIIYRRTREYMPASREELREALAEGVVLKELLAPYSWSEGVLRCQQMELEAPDASGRPGVAVKAGELVDIPADAVLAAIGQDVDYGLLEKNGIAIDEGGRIVVDPATNETSVANVFIGGDALRGPATIVEAIADGRKAARAILTREGLTPPVPGAVPFDREWRLREVNQKKGNLAGAAGDPGLEPQRCLECGFVCNICTEVCPNRANIAIQTRNGGFRDQNQIVHVDGMCNECGNCATFCPYDGAPYRDKLTLFWKEEDFAGSQNNGFLLLAGGAELVFKVRLNGRVQEVKFDPAGKANVDLEQGVLDLILAVYKGYRYLF; this is encoded by the coding sequence ATGAGCGGCGCTATGCGGCCGATACCCTTTAAGAAGCTCTTGGACTGGATCCTTGAGGAGAACCGGAAGTTTCACAGTATTTTTGGCCTGCCGCAGGAAAAATTTTACCGGGCACAGCCCGGGGTTTACTGGCAATTATTTGGGGAATATTTGGAAAACGTTATCGGACCTGCCGCCGGTCCCCATACCCAGCTGGCTCAGAATATTGTCGCGGCCTACCTGGCCGGCGGCAGGTTTTTCGAGTTAAAGACGGTTCAGGTACTCGACCGGCTGGACATCCCGAAGCCCTGCATCAACGCGGCGGATGAAGGCTACAACGTGGAGTGGTCAACCGAACTGGCCATTGAGGAAGCCTTTGAGGAGTATGTCAAGGCCTGGTTCCTGCTCCACGTTTTACAAAAGGAACTATGGGGCACGGACAGGCGCGGCTTCATGTTCAATATGAGTGTCGGCTACGATTTAAAGGGGATCAAATCCCCCAAAGTCGACCGGTTCATCGAGAGCCTGAAGGACGCCTCGAAGACGGCCATCTTTCAGGAGTGCCGGGCGGTTTTGCAGGCCGAGGTGGACCGGTTTACAGCGGTAGATGCTGAATTTATCGATGGCATCTCCCCCCATATCTGCAGTTCCGTCACCCTTTCAACCATGCACGGCTGCCCGCCGGCGGAGATCGAAACCATCTGCCGTTACCTCCTGGCGGAGAAAAGGCTGCATACCTTTGTCAAGCTGAATCCCACCCTTCTGGGCTATAAATTTGTTAAAGATACCCTGGCCGGCATGGGATATAGCTATGTCCAGTTAAAAGAAGAATCCTTCAGCCACGACCTGCAGTACACCGACGGTGTAGCCCTGATCGGGCGGCTACAGGAGTTCGCCCGGGAACAGGGTCGGGGCTTCGGCGTCAAACTATCCAACACCCTGCCGGTGCAGGTAACCAGGGGCGAACTCCCCGGGGAGGAGATGTACCTGTCAGGCCGGGCCCTGTACCCCCTGACCTTAAACCTTGCCGCCAGGCTGGCACAGGAGTTTAACGGCCACCTGAGAATCTCCTATGCCGGCGGTGGCGACGCCTTTAACCTCCCCCGCCTCTTCGCGACGGGGATCTGGCCCCTAACGGTGGCTACGACCCTTTTAAAGCCGGGGGGTTACCTGCGGTTGCAGCAAATAGCCGCAGAACTGGCAACCCGGATGCCTGACACTGCCGGCGAGGTTATCGATGTAGCACAACTGGCCGGCCTGGCGGCGGGCGTCACCCGGGACCCCGACTTCCGCAAGGAGAAACGAGGGGTCGCCAGCCGCAAGCTCACCAGGAAGTTACCCCTGACTGATTGCTTTTTGGCGCCGTGTACCGCCGGCTGTCCCATCGGCCAGGACATACCGGAGTATATCCGGCTGGTGGGCGAAAAGAGGTACCGCGAGGCCTACGAACTTATTATCGAGAAAAACCCGCTGCCTTTTATCACCGGCAGCATCTGTACCCAGCACTGTGCCGCTAAATGCACGCGCCTGGATTACGACGAACCGGTGCGCATCCGGGAAATGAAGAAGGAGGCGGCCGTAAAAGGTTACCGGGCTTCCCGGCCCCGGTGCGGGCCGGCGCAAGGAAAGGCTTCCGCCCGGGTGGCCGTAATCGGGGCGGGGCCTGCGGGTCTGGCTGCCGGCTACTTCCTGGCCAGGGCCGGCCTGGGGGTCACCATTTTTGATAAAAAGGGAAAACCTGGTGGTACAGTGACCCATGTGATCCCCGATTTCCGTCTTTCTGAGGACGCCATTGCCAGAGACCTGGAGCTGGTTAAGGGAACTGGTGTCGAGTTTAAACTGGGCGTCAGCCCCGACTTTAACGTCGCGGAGTTAAAAAGGGCCGGTTACAAATACGTCTTCCTGGCCCCCGGGGCGGGGGCGTCCAGGCCCCTGGAACTTAGAACCGGCGGCGAAAGGGTCATGGGCGCCGTGGAATTCCTGGCCAAGTTTAAAGAAGACAGGCAGAAGGTCCGCCTGGGTAAAAGGGTGGCCGTCATCGGCGGCGGCAACACGGCCATGGATGCCGCTAGGGCGGCCCTGCGGGTCCCAGGTGTCGAGAAAGTTACTATTATCTACCGCCGTACCAGGGAGTATATGCCGGCGAGCAGGGAAGAACTCCGGGAGGCCCTGGCCGAGGGCGTAGTCCTCAAAGAGCTCCTCGCCCCTTACTCCTGGTCTGAAGGTGTCCTCCGTTGCCAGCAGATGGAACTTGAGGCGCCGGATGCCTCGGGACGGCCGGGAGTTGCCGTTAAAGCAGGGGAGCTTGTGGATATTCCTGCCGACGCCGTCTTAGCAGCCATCGGCCAGGATGTGGACTACGGTCTCCTGGAGAAAAACGGTATCGCCATCGACGAAGGGGGGAGGATTGTCGTTGACCCCGCCACCAACGAGACCAGTGTGGCCAATGTCTTTATCGGCGGCGACGCCCTGCGCGGACCGGCGACAATAGTTGAGGCCATTGCCGATGGCCGTAAAGCGGCCAGGGCGATTCTCACCCGGGAAGGCCTGACGCCACCTGTTCCCGGCGCGGTGCCCTTTGACCGGGAGTGGAGGCTCCGGGAGGTTAACCAGAAAAAAGGGAACCTGGCCGGGGCGGCAGGAGACCCTGGACTGGAGCCGCAGCGCTGCCTGGAGTGCGGTTTTGTCTGTAATATCTGCACGGAGGTATGTCCCAACAGGGCCAACATTGCCATCCAAACACGTAATGGTGGCTTCCGGGATCAAAACCAGATAGTGCATGTAGATGGTATGTGCAACGAATGCGGCAACTGCGCCACCTTCTGCCCTTATGACGGCGCACCCTATAGGGATAAATTAACCCTCTTCTGGAAGGAAGAAGACTTTGCCGGCAGCCAGAACAACGGTTTCCTGCTGTTAGCGGGCGGCGCGGAACTTGTCTTTAAAGTCCGCCTCAACGGCCGGGTGCAGGAGGTAAAATTCGACCCTGCCGGCAAGGCTAATGTGGACCTGGAGCAAGGGGTATTAGACCTTATCCTGGCAGTATATAAGGGCTACAGGTATCTGTTTTAA
- a CDS encoding ABC transporter permease, producing the protein MENSVWIATLAAAITAGTPILFAALGEIIAERAGVLNLGVEGMMLVGAVTGFMVAVKTASPWLGFLAALVAAGATAAIFAVLTITLRANQVVTGLALTIFGTGLSGFLGKPYVGIPLPVSFKPVALPLLSQIPFIGPIFFRHDPLVYLSYILVPALWYYFYRTRPGLNLRAVGENPAAADALGVNVFALRYIYVIIGGMLAGAGGAFLSLAYAPSWLENMTAGRGWIAVALVIFAVWDPVKALLGSYLFGGVDALTYGLQAATKIAIPSFFLKMLPYILTVIVLIFATRQTIVKHVGAPGALSIPYDREER; encoded by the coding sequence ATGGAGAATTCGGTTTGGATTGCCACCCTGGCGGCGGCCATTACCGCCGGCACGCCCATCCTTTTTGCCGCCCTGGGGGAGATCATCGCCGAAAGGGCCGGTGTCCTCAACCTGGGCGTGGAGGGCATGATGCTGGTCGGGGCGGTGACCGGTTTTATGGTCGCCGTTAAGACCGCCAGCCCATGGCTGGGTTTCCTGGCAGCCCTGGTAGCAGCCGGGGCTACGGCGGCAATCTTCGCCGTCCTGACTATAACCCTGCGGGCCAACCAGGTGGTGACCGGCCTGGCCCTGACTATCTTTGGCACCGGTTTAAGCGGCTTCCTGGGTAAGCCCTATGTAGGCATCCCCTTGCCCGTGAGCTTTAAACCGGTTGCCCTACCGTTGCTATCCCAGATCCCCTTTATCGGCCCCATTTTTTTCCGTCACGATCCCCTGGTTTACTTAAGCTATATCCTGGTACCCGCCCTCTGGTATTATTTCTACCGTACCCGGCCGGGCCTGAACCTGCGGGCGGTAGGGGAAAACCCGGCGGCGGCCGACGCTCTGGGGGTCAATGTCTTTGCTCTGCGTTACATCTACGTGATCATCGGCGGTATGCTGGCCGGGGCCGGGGGAGCCTTTCTTTCCCTGGCCTACGCCCCCAGCTGGCTGGAAAACATGACGGCAGGCCGCGGCTGGATTGCCGTTGCCCTGGTGATCTTCGCCGTGTGGGACCCGGTTAAAGCCCTCCTGGGTTCCTACCTCTTCGGGGGTGTTGATGCCCTCACCTACGGCCTCCAGGCGGCGACCAAGATTGCCATCCCGTCCTTCTTCCTCAAGATGCTACCATACATCCTGACGGTAATCGTACTGATTTTTGCTACCCGCCAGACTATCGTCAAGCATGTAGGGGCGCCCGGGGCCCTGTCCATACCCTATGACCGGGAGGAAAGGTAG
- a CDS encoding ABC transporter permease, with translation MPATAVPKNTNRSSGPGSGPALTLEKRLEPSRFMAVVVPVISVILALAVGAIFLAATGFQPMKVYQSMLNGAVGSKYGISETIVKAIPLMLAGLGVSVAFRMLLWNIGAEGQFYMGAFGASWVALTFPHLPAYIMLPAMFLAGGLMGALWGLLPALPRAKWGVNEVITTLMLNYVAILWVDYLVYGPWKDPKGFNFPLTATFSDAAALPTIAGTRVHVGLIFALVAAVLLAIILWHTRWGYEIRVIGESARATRYAGMNIERNIILVMLLSGALAGLAGMSEVAGITHRLQHGISPGYGYTAIIIAWLAKLHPATIILVSILFGGLIVGGYSVQTSGVPAATVSMLQGAILFFVLGGEILTRYRLHFGRKEGK, from the coding sequence ATGCCAGCTACAGCCGTACCCAAGAATACCAACCGGAGTTCCGGGCCGGGATCTGGACCCGCGTTAACCTTAGAAAAGCGCCTGGAACCCTCGCGCTTTATGGCCGTGGTAGTACCCGTTATATCCGTCATCCTGGCCCTGGCCGTCGGGGCCATCTTCCTGGCGGCCACCGGCTTTCAACCAATGAAGGTCTACCAGAGCATGCTCAACGGTGCCGTCGGTTCCAAGTACGGTATCTCGGAAACCATCGTCAAGGCTATCCCCCTGATGCTGGCGGGCCTGGGGGTTTCGGTGGCCTTCCGCATGCTCCTCTGGAACATCGGCGCTGAAGGCCAGTTCTATATGGGCGCCTTTGGCGCCAGTTGGGTGGCCCTGACTTTTCCCCATTTACCGGCTTACATTATGCTGCCGGCCATGTTCCTTGCCGGGGGCTTGATGGGGGCCCTGTGGGGATTGCTGCCAGCCTTGCCCCGGGCCAAATGGGGCGTCAACGAGGTCATTACCACCCTGATGCTCAACTATGTAGCCATCCTCTGGGTGGACTACTTGGTTTACGGTCCCTGGAAGGACCCCAAGGGTTTTAACTTTCCCCTCACGGCCACCTTCAGCGATGCCGCAGCGCTACCTACCATTGCCGGCACCAGGGTGCACGTGGGATTGATCTTTGCCCTGGTGGCGGCCGTGCTCCTCGCCATTATCCTCTGGCACACCAGGTGGGGTTATGAGATCCGGGTCATCGGCGAGAGCGCCCGGGCCACCCGTTACGCCGGCATGAATATCGAACGCAATATTATCCTAGTTATGCTCCTTAGCGGCGCCCTGGCCGGGCTGGCCGGCATGAGCGAGGTGGCCGGCATCACCCACCGCCTCCAGCACGGCATCTCCCCGGGATACGGCTATACCGCCATTATCATCGCCTGGCTGGCCAAGCTGCACCCGGCGACCATCATCCTGGTTTCTATCCTCTTCGGCGGTCTCATTGTCGGCGGGTACAGCGTCCAGACTTCCGGGGTACCGGCGGCCACGGTATCAATGCTCCAGGGGGCCATCCTCTTCTTTGTCCTTGGCGGTGAGATCCTGACCCGTTACCGGTTGCACTTCGGTCGTAAGGAGGGAAAATAA